From Bacillus sp. FSL K6-3431, the proteins below share one genomic window:
- a CDS encoding sensor histidine kinase, with amino-acid sequence MLRNKEIHIYLLVMCLISLVVIGVAIFISPISILFILITSTLLIGCSVLFTRWRYREIEKLSSYLRQISAGDYTLDVRDNEEGELSILKSDMYKVTLMLSEQGSLLRQDKMHLTDAISDISHQLKTPLTSMMVMADLLSDSDLPETKKTEFTRNIRIQLERIEWLVSSLLKLSKIDAGTAQFKKESIVVEKLIQKALEPILIPLDIKQQTVSIKGDDTVTFLGDLNWTAEAVINILKNCVEHTHEDGAIDILYSENPLFTEIVITDNGKGIAEEDIRHIFKRFYKGKNASDGSIGIGLAMAHSIITSQNGDIDVRSDKETGTQFRIKFYKQVI; translated from the coding sequence ATGCTTCGGAATAAAGAGATTCACATTTATTTACTAGTAATGTGCTTGATCAGCTTGGTAGTAATAGGCGTAGCAATTTTCATTTCGCCGATTTCGATTCTATTTATTCTTATCACTTCTACACTACTAATCGGATGTAGTGTTCTATTTACGCGCTGGAGATATCGTGAAATCGAAAAGCTTTCTAGCTATTTGCGTCAAATTAGCGCTGGAGACTACACGCTTGATGTCCGTGATAATGAAGAAGGTGAGCTTAGTATTTTGAAGAGCGATATGTATAAAGTGACACTAATGCTGTCAGAACAAGGATCGCTATTACGTCAAGATAAAATGCATTTGACAGACGCCATTTCAGATATATCCCATCAGCTTAAAACACCCCTTACATCCATGATGGTAATGGCTGATTTATTAAGTGATTCTGATCTACCAGAAACGAAAAAAACAGAGTTTACTCGCAATATTCGGATTCAGCTTGAACGGATTGAATGGCTTGTTTCGTCCTTATTAAAGCTATCTAAAATCGATGCGGGTACAGCGCAATTCAAAAAAGAATCAATAGTAGTCGAAAAGTTGATTCAAAAAGCATTAGAGCCGATTCTCATTCCGTTGGATATTAAACAACAAACCGTTTCGATAAAAGGTGACGACACTGTCACATTCCTCGGTGACCTCAATTGGACAGCCGAAGCTGTGATCAATATATTAAAAAACTGTGTGGAGCATACGCATGAAGATGGTGCAATCGATATTTTGTATTCGGAAAACCCTTTGTTTACAGAAATTGTCATTACTGATAATGGTAAAGGAATCGCCGAAGAGGATATCCGCCACATTTTTAAACGCTTCTATAAAGGAAAGAACGCAAGTGATGGAAGTATCGGCATTGGCCTAGCGATGGCGCACAGCATTATTACAAGTCAAAACGGTGATATTGATGTGAGAAGTGACAAAGAAACTGGCACACAGTTTCGGATTAAATTTTACAAACAAGTGATTTAA
- a CDS encoding DNA alkylation repair protein, whose protein sequence is MNLEMAMQELEALGKERTKKMYVSNGAHEPLFGAATGAMKPIAKKIKINQTLAEELYATGNYDAMYFAGIIADPKVMTESDFDRWMDSAYFYMLSDYVVAVTLAEADIAQEVADKWIASGKELRMSAGWSCYCWLLGNRLDVEFSESKIANMIEMVKNTIHDSPERTKSAMNNFLYTVGVSYLPLHEKALETAKIVGPVEVKRDKKKSSFLHAYESIQKEVVKGKLGFKRKYVRC, encoded by the coding sequence ATGAATTTAGAAATGGCTATGCAGGAGCTTGAAGCCCTTGGCAAGGAACGAACTAAAAAAATGTACGTATCCAATGGTGCACATGAGCCGCTTTTTGGTGCGGCAACAGGTGCAATGAAGCCAATAGCTAAGAAAATAAAAATAAATCAAACTTTAGCTGAAGAGCTTTATGCCACAGGGAACTACGACGCAATGTACTTTGCAGGCATTATTGCAGATCCAAAGGTAATGACTGAGTCGGATTTTGATCGTTGGATGGATTCGGCATATTTTTATATGCTATCCGATTATGTGGTAGCAGTAACTTTAGCGGAAGCAGATATTGCACAAGAAGTTGCTGATAAATGGATCGCAAGCGGTAAAGAGCTGAGAATGTCAGCAGGCTGGAGTTGCTATTGTTGGCTTTTAGGAAATCGCTTAGACGTTGAATTTTCCGAGAGCAAGATTGCCAACATGATTGAAATGGTAAAAAATACAATTCACGATTCGCCGGAACGAACAAAATCTGCTATGAATAATTTTTTATACACTGTTGGGGTTTCATATTTGCCGCTCCATGAAAAGGCGCTTGAAACTGCAAAGATAGTAGGCCCAGTTGAAGTCAAACGGGACAAGAAAAAAAGTAGTTTCCTACACGCATACGAAAGTATTCAAAAGGAAGTAGTTAAAGGGAAGCTTGGTTTCAAACGCAAATATGTAAGATGTTAA
- a CDS encoding ABC transporter ATP-binding protein yields MDILKIENLSKVYGKGETAVKALDDVSFSVKKGEFLAIIGPSGSGKSTLLHMLGGVDRPTSGKVLVDNTDIYQLNETQLAIFRRRQIGLIYQFYNLIPVLTVEENITLPLLLDEHKVDQKQFDNIVQTLNLQKRLSHLPNQLSGGQQQRVSIGRALISNPAIMLADEPTGNLDSKNSGEIIDLLKMFNKTYNQTLIIITHDERIALQADRIISIQDGRIAKDEVIRP; encoded by the coding sequence ATGGATATCTTAAAAATAGAAAATCTGTCTAAAGTCTATGGGAAAGGCGAAACAGCGGTTAAGGCGCTTGATGATGTTTCTTTCTCAGTGAAAAAAGGGGAGTTTCTTGCAATTATTGGTCCATCTGGTTCGGGTAAATCAACGCTATTGCATATGCTTGGGGGTGTAGATAGACCAACAAGCGGAAAAGTACTAGTAGATAATACAGATATTTATCAACTAAATGAAACACAGCTAGCGATATTTCGCCGTAGACAAATTGGTTTGATTTATCAGTTTTATAATTTGATTCCAGTCCTAACGGTTGAAGAGAATATTACGCTACCACTGTTACTTGATGAACATAAAGTAGATCAGAAACAGTTTGATAATATTGTACAAACATTAAATTTACAAAAACGCTTAAGCCATTTGCCAAATCAACTTTCAGGTGGTCAACAACAAAGGGTTTCGATTGGTAGAGCGTTAATAAGTAATCCGGCAATTATGTTGGCAGATGAGCCAACTGGTAATCTGGACAGTAAGAATAGTGGAGAAATCATTGATTTATTAAAAATGTTTAATAAAACCTATAATCAAACGCTAATTATTATTACGCATGACGAACGGATTGCTTTACAAGCGGACAGGATTATCTCTATTCAAGATGGTAGGATTGCTAAGGACGAGGTGATCCGCCCGTGA
- a CDS encoding ABC transporter permease, with amino-acid sequence MNIVNKLTVRHLKQNKRRTLVTIIGVIISVAMVTAVATLGVSFMELMQKQTIADGGEWHVLYKDVNKNQLEAIKNDEATKEVVISKDRGYAFLKGSQNDNKPYLFIKEYNKEGFKQFPIELSEGRLPKAANEVVISEGISTNAKVKYELDDILTLDVGERIKTEGDDTPLDQTYSLEIKNDEIIETIKNKTTENYTVVGFIKRPIWEPTWAPGYTIISYIDERMVGVYDSVDATVVLNKVKGELYGHAEELAKKNGIKTVYFNNNLLRYYGVTNNDGLSSTLFSLSAIIMAIIIIGSVSLIYNAFAISVSERSRHLGMLASVGATKRQKRNSVFFEGVIIGLISIPIGVIAGLVGIGITFWFINSIIEGALGITEKLTVVITPLSILIACGVSMLTIFISTYLPAIKASKISAIDAIRQTTDVKLTGKAVKTSKFIRKLFGIEAEIGLKNLKRNKRRYQATVFSLVISIVLFLAVSFFTSSLTKSLVLSQDGVNYDIEVSIEDENTGDRLMNTIASLDDVTQSTVMKEAGVFSWINQSSIADELQDMVEEDKSMLKNGKYSYFNIIHALDEKSLKAYAKKINADYNQLTDTKKLSAIVIDTIPYEDMEAGKFVETKAIHSKIGESLNFHYVDEKTGEEKYLNAVQIAALTDQFPMGVFPGGLGSINIIVSEQVLDQLISEKSNVNVRSKLFLKSTDPMATQQEIEEMKEDNIYVHNVYQGRQQEEQMILLMSVFTYGFIVLITGISIANIFNTISTSISLRKREFAMLKSVGMTPKGFNKMINYESIFYGIKSLLYGLPISMIVMYLIHRALMNSFDYGFSLPWMNIFYVIAAVFLIVSSAMLYSSAKVKKENIIDALKQESI; translated from the coding sequence GTGAATATTGTTAATAAATTAACTGTAAGACATTTGAAGCAAAACAAGAGACGAACGCTTGTGACGATCATTGGTGTTATTATTTCTGTAGCAATGGTGACGGCCGTTGCCACGCTTGGTGTTTCTTTTATGGAATTAATGCAAAAGCAGACAATCGCTGATGGGGGTGAATGGCATGTCCTTTACAAGGATGTGAACAAAAATCAGCTGGAAGCGATTAAAAACGATGAAGCAACAAAAGAAGTTGTCATTTCAAAGGATCGTGGCTACGCATTCTTGAAAGGAAGCCAAAATGATAACAAACCGTATTTATTTATCAAGGAGTATAACAAAGAAGGTTTTAAACAATTTCCGATTGAATTAAGTGAAGGAAGGCTTCCGAAAGCAGCCAATGAGGTGGTTATTTCGGAAGGAATTTCTACTAATGCAAAAGTTAAATATGAATTGGACGATATTCTAACTCTTGATGTTGGTGAACGAATCAAAACTGAAGGGGATGATACGCCATTAGATCAGACTTATTCATTAGAAATCAAGAATGATGAAATAATAGAAACAATAAAAAATAAAACAACCGAAAACTATACTGTAGTTGGTTTCATTAAACGTCCCATATGGGAACCTACATGGGCACCGGGTTATACGATCATATCTTATATAGATGAAAGGATGGTTGGGGTATATGACTCAGTCGATGCTACAGTTGTATTAAACAAAGTTAAAGGTGAGCTGTATGGTCATGCGGAAGAATTAGCAAAGAAAAATGGAATAAAAACAGTTTATTTTAATAATAACTTACTGAGATATTACGGTGTGACGAATAATGATGGCTTGAGTAGCACACTATTTTCACTGTCAGCAATCATTATGGCAATCATTATTATTGGCTCCGTTTCACTAATATATAATGCTTTTGCGATATCCGTCTCCGAACGTTCTCGTCACTTAGGAATGCTCGCGAGTGTAGGAGCTACAAAAAGGCAAAAGAGAAACTCGGTGTTTTTTGAGGGAGTTATCATTGGATTGATCAGTATCCCAATCGGAGTTATTGCTGGACTAGTTGGAATAGGTATCACCTTTTGGTTTATTAACTCCATCATTGAAGGGGCATTAGGGATTACTGAAAAATTAACGGTAGTCATCACACCATTATCGATCTTGATTGCATGTGGTGTATCGATGCTGACGATTTTTATTTCAACCTATCTACCAGCCATTAAAGCATCTAAAATCTCGGCTATTGATGCAATTCGACAAACGACAGATGTGAAGCTTACAGGTAAAGCGGTAAAAACGTCAAAGTTCATTCGCAAACTTTTCGGTATAGAAGCGGAAATAGGCTTGAAAAACTTAAAAAGAAATAAACGTAGGTACCAAGCAACTGTATTCTCACTCGTTATAAGCATTGTTCTATTTTTAGCCGTTTCATTTTTCACCTCCAGCTTAACCAAATCACTTGTACTCTCACAAGATGGAGTAAATTATGATATCGAAGTATCGATAGAAGATGAAAATACTGGTGATCGATTAATGAATACAATTGCTTCTCTTGATGATGTAACGCAATCTACTGTGATGAAAGAAGCGGGTGTGTTCTCTTGGATTAACCAATCCTCCATTGCTGATGAACTGCAAGATATGGTGGAGGAGGATAAGAGCATGCTCAAAAATGGAAAATATTCTTACTTTAATATTATCCATGCATTAGATGAGAAGAGCCTAAAAGCATATGCAAAAAAGATTAATGCGGATTATAATCAGCTAACAGACACAAAAAAATTATCTGCTATTGTAATTGATACGATTCCTTATGAGGACATGGAAGCGGGTAAATTTGTTGAAACAAAAGCTATTCACAGCAAAATTGGCGAAAGCCTCAATTTCCATTATGTAGATGAAAAAACAGGAGAAGAGAAATATTTGAACGCAGTGCAAATCGCCGCATTGACTGATCAATTTCCGATGGGAGTTTTTCCAGGAGGGTTAGGCAGTATAAATATTATTGTCTCTGAACAAGTATTGGATCAACTGATTAGTGAAAAGAGTAATGTTAATGTTAGATCAAAGCTTTTCTTAAAAAGTACAGATCCAATGGCAACACAACAGGAAATCGAGGAAATGAAAGAGGACAATATCTATGTTCACAATGTGTATCAAGGCAGACAACAGGAAGAACAGATGATCTTGTTAATGTCCGTATTTACTTATGGATTTATCGTGCTCATTACGGGGATATCGATTGCGAATATTTTTAATACGATCTCAACGAGTATCTCACTTCGGAAAAGAGAATTCGCGATGTTAAAATCTGTAGGGATGACACCAAAGGGCTTTAATAAAATGATCAATTATGAAAGTATCTTTTATGGAATTAAGTCATTATTGTACGGACTTCCTATTAGTATGATTGTGATGTATTTAATCCACAGGGCATTGATGAACAGTTTTGACTATGGTTTTTCTTTACCTTGGATGAATATTTTTTATGTGATCGCAGCAGTATTTCTCATTGTAAGTTCTGCGATGCTATACTCTAGCGCAAAAGTAAAAAAGGAAAATATTATTGATGCATTAAAGCAGGAAAGTATATAA
- a CDS encoding GerAB/ArcD/ProY family transporter — protein sequence MKNVKISPRQFGILVIFYSIGTAILITPSELATIAKQDAWIASILGVGLALLLVMLYTTLGNRFMDKTFVEINEILLGKWLGKLVSLTFVFFSLIGAAILLIIMGYFVTTQIMPVTPIAAIHILFVTIVVMAVRLGIETTARAAEILFPLFVLLFIMFAVLISPQIDFQKLQPVLETGIKPIIHATISFTSIISLSPIILLMIFPVSVNQPKQAQKAFFIGTFFGGIFLIITIALTILVLGVDQTERHIYPSYAVAKKINVGNFLQRIEAIMAIMWIITIYFRLVMYFYVTVLGLSQILNLKDYRPLTLPLGIILVVLSLIIYPNIIYAAKWTKETWLPYASTYGLVLPVLLLVVAKLRKRP from the coding sequence GTGAAAAACGTTAAAATAAGTCCACGTCAATTTGGAATCCTAGTTATTTTTTATTCTATTGGTACTGCTATCTTAATCACTCCGTCAGAACTTGCTACTATTGCAAAACAAGACGCTTGGATTGCATCGATACTTGGAGTTGGATTAGCCTTATTGCTTGTTATGTTATACACTACTTTGGGGAATCGTTTTATGGATAAAACTTTTGTTGAAATCAATGAAATACTTCTTGGGAAATGGTTAGGTAAGCTCGTTTCTCTTACGTTTGTTTTTTTTTCATTGATAGGTGCAGCAATATTATTAATTATAATGGGGTATTTCGTGACTACGCAAATTATGCCCGTAACACCAATTGCAGCGATCCATATTCTTTTTGTAACTATTGTAGTGATGGCGGTTCGTCTTGGAATTGAAACGACGGCTCGTGCCGCTGAAATTTTGTTTCCTTTGTTCGTCTTACTATTTATTATGTTTGCGGTTCTTATTTCCCCCCAAATCGATTTTCAAAAACTACAACCCGTATTGGAAACGGGAATAAAACCCATTATTCATGCTACCATATCCTTTACAAGTATTATTTCTCTATCTCCAATTATTTTGTTAATGATTTTTCCTGTTTCTGTGAATCAGCCGAAACAAGCTCAAAAGGCCTTTTTCATAGGAACTTTCTTTGGTGGAATCTTTTTGATCATCACTATCGCTTTGACTATTTTGGTTTTGGGTGTTGATCAAACAGAGAGACACATATATCCTAGCTACGCGGTAGCTAAAAAAATAAATGTTGGTAATTTTCTACAACGTATCGAAGCAATCATGGCGATCATGTGGATTATAACGATCTATTTTAGGTTGGTAATGTATTTTTACGTAACAGTTTTAGGACTATCACAAATATTGAATTTAAAAGATTACCGGCCACTTACGCTACCTTTAGGAATCATCTTGGTTGTGCTTTCCCTAATCATATATCCGAATATCATATATGCCGCAAAATGGACTAAAGAAACCTGGTTGCCGTATGCCTCAACCTACGGACTTGTTTTACCTGTGTTGTTGTTAGTAGTGGCTAAACTCCGAAAAAGGCCCTGA
- a CDS encoding Ger(x)C family spore germination protein — protein MKRSFPMLIMLVVFLLFTTGCWNRRELNELAITLAIGLDSTRDGQYLLTAQVVNPGNVATNGGSSHSPVIIYQATGKTVFEAFRKLTKESPRKIYPSHLRLLVIGESLAKEGIRKPLDLLSRDWELRTDFYVVVAKEMDAKEILKVPTPLEKIPANNFFNSLKVSAESWSVTSTVTLDELIADMVSDGKQPVLSGIQADIKGDEKTSLSTQNLEIIDSPARVKFNNLAAFKKDKLVGWLNETESQAYNNITNNVKGTIVNVSCPKGGKAAIQITHGKSDIKGKIKNGKPKVDVHIHAEGNVGEVECHIDLTKPESINQLEKAYEKKVIQQIKDAIQSVQEDEKVDIFGFGEAIHRADPKAWKQLKKDWDKEFQDLSVDINYDIQIRRVGTVGNSFPEKY, from the coding sequence ATGAAACGGAGCTTTCCAATGCTTATCATGCTGGTTGTATTTCTATTATTCACTACAGGCTGCTGGAATCGTCGTGAATTAAATGAACTTGCTATTACGTTAGCCATTGGGTTAGATAGTACAAGGGATGGACAATATCTTTTAACCGCCCAGGTAGTAAATCCAGGAAATGTAGCTACAAACGGCGGTTCTAGCCATTCACCGGTCATCATCTATCAGGCGACAGGGAAAACCGTATTTGAGGCTTTTCGAAAATTGACAAAGGAATCCCCAAGGAAAATTTATCCTTCACATCTTCGATTACTCGTGATTGGTGAGTCATTAGCAAAAGAAGGGATTCGAAAACCATTAGATCTTCTCTCAAGGGACTGGGAACTGCGAACTGATTTTTATGTCGTCGTTGCTAAGGAAATGGACGCAAAAGAGATCTTGAAGGTGCCCACACCTTTAGAAAAAATACCCGCCAATAATTTTTTTAATAGCCTGAAAGTCTCAGCAGAATCATGGTCAGTTACAAGTACCGTTACATTAGATGAATTGATCGCGGATATGGTAAGTGATGGAAAACAGCCAGTGTTAAGCGGAATCCAAGCAGATATAAAAGGTGATGAAAAAACTTCTTTGAGCACACAGAATCTAGAAATAATTGATTCCCCTGCGCGTGTAAAGTTTAATAACTTAGCTGCATTCAAAAAAGATAAATTAGTCGGTTGGCTAAATGAGACCGAAAGCCAAGCTTATAACAATATTACAAACAATGTGAAAGGTACGATTGTAAACGTATCCTGTCCGAAAGGAGGAAAAGCGGCGATACAGATTACTCATGGCAAATCTGATATAAAAGGAAAGATCAAGAATGGAAAACCGAAAGTAGATGTACATATCCATGCAGAAGGAAATGTTGGGGAGGTAGAATGTCATATTGATCTAACGAAACCGGAATCCATTAATCAATTAGAGAAGGCCTATGAAAAGAAAGTAATACAACAAATAAAAGATGCTATACAAAGTGTGCAAGAAGACGAGAAAGTGGACATTTTCGGATTTGGAGAAGCCATCCATCGGGCCGACCCGAAAGCTTGGAAACAATTAAAAAAAGATTGGGATAAAGAATTTCAGGACTTGTCAGTAGATATCAATTATGACATACAGATTCGACGCGTAGGTACGGTTGGTAACTCATTTCCGGAAAAATATTAA
- a CDS encoding spore germination protein — translation MNFFKKQRKNSDNFSSSEDDQNKESNKDSIKTSLEGNIQHVKQRIGNSSDIVTREIQIGKEGIIKACIFYTDGLVDINSIQNFIMESLMLDIYPDQDLNDIDSTNVLQVLKDRILAVGNIQDVTEFSSLMTSLLSGDVILLLDGYAQGLTIGMRGGKDRGVMESTAETVVRGPKEGFTENLRTNTALIRRKIKTSQLWLESKKIGKLTKTDVAIMYIDGIVNDKIVEEVHRRLDRIDIDGILEGGYIEELIQDAPYSPFPTIYYSERPDVIAGELLEGKVAILVDGTPFVLVVPALFVSFIHAAEDYYQRADISTLIRLLRFLSLLIALLGPSLYIAITTFHQEMLPTQLLIGLAEQREGVPFPAFIEALMMEAAFEILREASLRMPKAIGQAISIVGTLVIGSAAVEAGIISAAMVIVVAITAISSFVSPAFAMSMSIRMLRFPMMALAASFGLFGIIVGFIALILHMCNLRSFGVPYMSPFGPFIREDIKDTFIRAPWWRMLTRPRLISQKNNKREQASAPKPPRNKM, via the coding sequence ATGAATTTTTTTAAGAAACAAAGAAAAAACAGCGATAACTTCTCCTCAAGTGAAGACGATCAAAATAAGGAATCGAACAAAGACTCAATAAAAACAAGCCTAGAAGGAAACATTCAACATGTAAAGCAACGGATTGGGAATAGCAGCGACATTGTGACTAGAGAAATACAAATTGGCAAAGAGGGAATCATTAAAGCATGTATTTTTTATACGGATGGATTAGTGGACATTAATTCCATTCAGAACTTTATCATGGAATCACTTATGTTAGATATCTATCCGGATCAGGATCTGAATGATATCGACTCAACAAACGTTTTACAGGTATTGAAAGACCGCATCCTTGCGGTTGGAAACATACAGGATGTTACAGAATTCAGTTCTTTAATGACTTCCTTGTTATCAGGGGATGTGATCCTCTTATTAGATGGATATGCACAAGGTTTAACAATCGGTATGCGTGGTGGAAAAGACCGGGGTGTAATGGAATCTACCGCGGAAACCGTCGTTCGGGGACCAAAGGAAGGTTTTACAGAGAACTTGCGTACCAATACAGCGTTAATTCGCCGTAAAATAAAAACATCTCAACTTTGGTTGGAATCGAAAAAAATTGGAAAATTGACCAAAACCGATGTAGCAATCATGTATATTGATGGAATAGTGAATGACAAAATCGTCGAAGAAGTGCACAGGCGTCTGGATCGAATCGATATCGATGGGATCCTAGAAGGTGGCTATATCGAGGAATTAATTCAAGATGCACCGTACAGTCCTTTTCCAACAATCTATTATTCGGAACGACCTGATGTGATTGCCGGTGAGCTTTTGGAAGGGAAAGTTGCCATACTAGTGGATGGAACGCCGTTTGTTCTAGTCGTCCCAGCACTGTTCGTCTCTTTTATACATGCTGCGGAAGATTATTATCAGCGTGCAGACATTAGTACCCTTATTCGTTTATTACGATTTTTATCTCTTTTGATTGCTTTGCTAGGGCCATCCCTATATATTGCCATCACCACGTTTCATCAGGAAATGTTACCGACCCAACTGCTGATCGGTCTAGCTGAACAACGAGAAGGAGTTCCCTTTCCGGCATTCATTGAAGCTCTCATGATGGAAGCAGCGTTTGAAATCTTGCGGGAAGCTAGTTTACGCATGCCAAAAGCTATAGGACAAGCTATATCTATTGTAGGGACACTGGTGATTGGAAGCGCGGCAGTAGAGGCTGGAATCATATCGGCTGCCATGGTAATCGTTGTTGCAATTACGGCGATTTCAAGCTTTGTGTCTCCTGCGTTTGCCATGTCCATGTCGATTCGAATGCTCCGTTTCCCAATGATGGCACTTGCCGCTTCTTTTGGCTTATTCGGGATTATTGTTGGGTTCATTGCACTTATTCTTCATATGTGCAACTTGCGTTCCTTTGGGGTTCCCTATATGAGTCCTTTTGGTCCTTTTATACGTGAAGATATTAAGGATACGTTTATCCGGGCTCCCTGGTGGAGGATGCTCACTCGCCCCCGCTTAATCAGCCAGAAAAACAATAAACGCGAACAAGCTTCGGCACCGAAACCGCCGCGGAATAAAATGTAA